The window CGCTCGGCGAACTGACCGACATCGCCTGGAAGCATGACTGCCAGGTGATGATCGAAGGCCCCGGCCACGTGCCCATGCACATGATCCGCGAGAACATGGAACTGCAACTGAAGTGGTGCAAGGAGGCGCCCTTCTACACGCTGGGGCCGCTGACCACCGACATCGCACCCGGCTACGACCACATCACCAGCGCCATCGGCGCGGCGATGATCGGCTGGTACGGCACGGCGATGCTCTGCTACGTGACGCCGAAGGAGCATCTGGGCCTGCCGGACAAGAACGACGTCAAGGACGGCATCATGGCCTACAAGATCGCCGCCCACGCCGCCGACCTCGCCAAGGGCCACCCCGGCGCGCAGGCGCGCGACAACGCGCTCTCCAAGGCGCGCTTCGAGTTCCGTTGGGAGGACCAGTTCAACCTCGGCCTCGACCCCGACAAGGCGCGCGAGTTCCACGACGAGACCCTGCCGCAGCATGCCGCCAAGCAGGCGCATTTCTGCTCCATGTGCGGCCCGCACTTCTGCTCGATGAAGATCAGCCAGGACGTGCGCGACTTCGCGGCGAAACAGGGCGTTGCCGAGGATGAGGCGCTCGCCCGCGGCATGGAAGCCAAGGCGAAGGAGTTTGTCGATGCGGGCGCCGAAATCTACCGGAAGGTCTGACCTGCGCGCACTGGCCGCCGCCTGCCTGGCGATCCTCGCCGGGCCAGCCGCGGCGGGCGAGGTTTATCGCTGGGTGGACGCCGATGGCAAGGCCCATTTCTCCGACACGCCGCCCGTCCGGCAGAAGGTTGAAAAGATCGAGATCCGGCCCGTCATGCCTTCGCCTCCCGCCGCCACGACGCAGGGCAGGAGCTGGCAGCAGCAGGTCGAGGAATCGAACCTGCGGCGCGCCCGGCAGGAGAAGCAGGAAAAGGCCGATGAGCGCAACAAGCAGCAGGCCGAACAGAAATGCCTCGCCGCCCGGCGCAGCCTGGACACCCTCAACCGCGGGCGGCCCCTCTACCGGGTCGACAAGAACGGGGAAAGGGTCTACCTCGAAGACGACCAGCGCAAGGCCGAAGCCGAGGCGGCCCGGCGCAGGGTCGAGGCCGATTGCCGTTAAGGGCCGGCTGACCCGGCGGGGCACCGGCGGGCTGCGTGCTAAACTCGCCGCCCCGCCCGGACTGCCCCCTGTTTCCCCATGGACCCCACGCTCCTGCTGCACGCCCT is drawn from Candidatus Nitricoxidivorans perseverans and contains these coding sequences:
- a CDS encoding DUF4124 domain-containing protein, whose product is MRAPKSTGRSDLRALAAACLAILAGPAAAGEVYRWVDADGKAHFSDTPPVRQKVEKIEIRPVMPSPPAATTQGRSWQQQVEESNLRRARQEKQEKADERNKQQAEQKCLAARRSLDTLNRGRPLYRVDKNGERVYLEDDQRKAEAEAARRRVEADCR